The Cicer arietinum cultivar CDC Frontier isolate Library 1 chromosome 1, Cicar.CDCFrontier_v2.0, whole genome shotgun sequence genome contains the following window.
TTACCGGGTAAGTTCACAGCATCTAATTCTGAAACCAAATTCATACATTCTTCATCCTTGCAATCAGCAGTTTTGGCATGGACTCTTTTCGGCCCATTTTCTGTAGGAGGAATTTCATCAGCATCATAATTCGCCCCAACCTCTGATTCTTCACGCATGTTCATTTCAGCTTTTAGCTCTTCAGACTCCAAAACATCATCGCAGAGAATTTGCAATATTATTAACTTCCTACTTGCAGGCAATGAATAATATTCTCCATAAAAAATCTCGTCATAAAATCCTTTCCACTCAGACCCCTTTGTGTATCCATTAACTGCTAAATATTGAATTAAGAAAACAGGCCAAGTCAATGTATCAAGCAAGCTCCATTCACTGCACCTGGAATGATACATATTCAgattcaaataaatatcaatataaataataataacctaATAACAAGAATAACACCAGGGTATATGCGATGGTGCACAAATTGAGACTTGATGTCCTCTTCTCGGTAAAAATTAGTCAATGGATATAAATAACACATTCAGTTGCTTTGAAATTCATCCACAACAGTCATGAAGACTCACCACAAATACACATAGCATGCGTCCAGTGTTTTTGGATTCTagatgacaaaataaattaaccaaGGTGATTCTTATAAGATGACTATACAAAATGACaaaattgtttcttttgagaTAATAtactgttgaagttgtgggatttaaGAGAATAGAAGGAGCGAAAATAATAAGAGTaagaatattattgataatagttttatgttGACTTGATGACAAAAAACTcaatattaatctctatttatagagaaacataaacTCAATCATAAATCAAGAACAAATCATAACAATAATAAGAGACATTCTAaaatatctctataattataatttgaccctaggaaataactcaagatactctaatataatatcatagatattataagatattttctaatattctatcGTATACAAAATGACAAAACTTACATACAGTATTATTTATAGGTGTTGTAGGTGTTGTGTAAGGATATATAGAATACTAGAGAATTCCCTAGTGTGAAAGGACAACGCTCCTTTGGGTTAGCCTTGAGTGCAAGGTTATCATCTTCATTGTTAATCTCTTGTATCTTCTCTATCAAACTCACTACATAAATAAGAAACACTCCTTTTTTTACGATCTTTATCtttattcattttcatttgtttttacaCCATTCTAGGAACTCTTTCTTGGTTAAAAAAAGGCTCCTAACATGTTTTCCAGGAAGAGTGATAATAACTACTTTTGTATAACTTGCTATGGAATCTCAACTTCCGTGCTGTTTTTAGTGGAAAACAAAATCTACGGCCCCTATTGTAATGTAGGATTGTAGGTATATTTGGGATTTGAATCATCTACTGCAAGTCTTTTTACAGCACGCTCTACAACTCTCTGTTCTAATTTAATATCAGCTCTCCTCTAACCACTATAAAACCTGTTGCATATGCAGCATTGCAGCAGGGGATCCATTATCCAAATTGTTTTCCCAATGCTAAAACAGTTTCCCACTGATAATTACTAtcgttttaaattttttaaagcaGTAGTCCACCTTAGAAGATAAATAAGATATGACTACAACTTGGAAGATAAATAAGATAGTTCCGCAGCATAAAAATTTGatctaaaaaatcaaaacaagtaGGAAGAAACATAATCACCTAAGGCACTTTGATGCAATCTTCGAGCCTTCAGCTGAAAGATTTTCAAGATGACGTCTCAAAGCACGCATCAAGGAAACATGAACAGCATCAAGCAAAGTATTCCATACTCGACAGTTAAGAGCGCCAACGAACTCATCCAAACTAAACGGACTCAAAAACAATCGAGTACTGAACGATCGTAAGAATCCATAAACTGAAAACAGGTGCGAAACAGAATTCTCCGGCACACCAATAGTTCCCGAAGACGGCGGCAACTGCAACATAGGCGGCAATTCTAACGGCGTCAATTCCAACGGCGTCTCAGCATCGGAACACGAATCCCTAGAATCATTAAACGAATCAACATCGGTTACATCTTCGTTTGCCACATGTAATTCACTCGAATTATTTTCCAATTCATTAACGATCTTAGACAACAACGATTCATCCAGTTCACTTTTTCTTCTAATCAAATCGTCGTCAAAATCACAATCATTAAGAACAATTCTACGAATATCGCTACTATTCAAATTCTCACCACCTCCATCTTCATACTCGACTCTGTATAAACCGCTATTATAGCTTACAACTTTTCCGATTAGAACAACACGTTTTCGAAATTCTTTCAAAACGTAACGTCCAATTAATACTATCGGCGTCGTTTTCTTTGATTCGATTGTCACGGTTTCGTTCTCTTTTCTTCTCTGTTTTCGCGGTCGACCTCTCCGCTTCGGAACCGGTGGTGGTTCCGTCGCTTTGGATTTTCGCGGAAGCTTCATTGAAGGTGAAGAGTTAGGGTTTGTTTGATGAGTTTTTAGTTTGTGTGTGAAGAATAGAGAATTGTGGAGGAGGGAAGGTTAGGGTTGGAAGAATGTGTTGCTGGTTGTTTTCTGAGATGATAATAACAGCAAAGTGAGCATGCGCGCGCGCTTTTGACGGACTATAGGGCTTTTGTGATAAATATGGGTCAGCCCGTTTAAACTTCAATTTTAGCGGGTTGGATTAGTGCCTAATCCACCAATTAAGATTTCTCCACAACTACTATATAACCGTGtcaattcaaaataaaactatatgCGTGTTCAAAtagaattgaaaaattacatAAGATTAATATTATTGGATATTTTATAAAGATGACACAAATTATATCaaagtttatattattttttaaaattaaaccaaatcaaAGACATGAACTTTaatattcaataatattttattaatatgatattttgcatctatatattattgatttaaatatttttttatgataattttattgttCTTTTAATAATCTTTATtcaatttctaaatatttttattttacttttgtcCTTAATATTTGTGTAATAtactctttctttcttttacgGGAGagttttcctttttattttagattaagataaattattttttggttggAATTGTTCTAAATTCCATGGGTATATTTCATGGACAAATAGCAGCATGGAGTAATAATCAAGTTTTGCTCTGCCAGTTGATTTTATTGCTTTATGTATTCTTTCTATTTATTACAATATGTAACTTTCAGGGATGGTGTAGATGAGttgtttttctttcaaattaatAGTTGATTTGCAATTTTCATTACTTTTAATGCATCAACTTTAATTTTGATTGATCCTTATGTCTTTtagttatataattttaataaattttaaatttatttttattttaaacattaactattaattttaaaatatattattttatgcaTCACACGATTCTATATATAGTtagaaaaaatagttaatattatataaaaagtcaaaagattattcatttcgagacattatttttataaaccaaTCACTCGTTGTGGGTATGGAGGAGGAGGAGTATCGATTAACTAAAGCAACAAATGTTATCAACAAATCTTTAGAGTATACTACAACAATATTGCTCATTTGCCTTATTTGAAATGTGTGTTGGTTGCATGCAAATCATGAGTCAATGGTAGCACCGTCTCTGATCTAAGTATTTGTTGGGTTTAGAGTTTTGTCGAAGAAACAATACTTTGTCGAAGAGACAATACTGATAGTTATATCTTTGGCTTATGTGAGAGTGTTGAATGTTCGATAATCCTTCACATGGAGTTACAAACTTCTAGTAGTGCTCGAACCATGTTTGAAAACATGTGTTTAAGAACATCGGATTACTCTAACCTGTTGTAAGTGATAGAGTTAGTGTACTTGTAATATATGATGGTTTTATAATTATGCTAACATTTTGTAGTTTATTAGAGTTTTTATAGCTAAAGTGTGAGTGATCTCTATTTATCGTATCATTCGAATAGATAACGTTTgtgctaattttttttatcaacaaaaaaattaataattcaaattgtTAGTTATTTTACACAACCTTAttgtaatttatcttttaattctaatttaataattcaaaatctctaattattttatataaccTAATTATGGTTTATCTTTAGCTTTAACTTAATGCGTTAGGTGTTTCTTTTTGAAGGTATTTGCTATGTTTTTctcatgtatttattttttaataaatgttaaaataataacaaaaaaaatcaaattaatgaaTGAATAGGATATGGCGGGAAGGAAAATAAATGGTCACGTGCTACTCACGCGGACTCCCGCCATGTAACGGAGAGACTCACCTCGTCCCCCGCCTCTCGTAATTTACAATttacaaattttgatttttaagtttTCTTCTTCCCTTTTTCAATCTCCAAATCCTTCAACGCTAAACTAGAAACTTCTTAGGGTTAGGGTTTCAATGGGGAGCAAGGTCACCGACCACCACCTCTCCACCGTCAGATCAATAGTCGGTTCCGAATTCACCGACATGGACATCATCAGAGCCCTACACATGGCAAAAAACGACGTCACCGCCGCCATCAACATCATCTTCGACACCAATACCCCTAAATTCAAACCCACTCGCACCATCAACACTCGACGAATTTCTCCGCCGAAATCAACGTCACGCGCCGTGAAAACAAGCTCCAACCACATCGTCGATGTAGAAAACAGTAACTGTTCCGTTAAGTCTGATTCCGATGATTGGTGGTTTGTTGGTTCCGGTGAAGTGGCGGGGCTGTCCACGTGTAAAGGGAGGAGTATAAAATGCGGGGATGCAGTGGTTTTCAAATTTCCACCTAAAAAGCTATCTGCTTCGCCTTCTCCTGGTAAGGGTTTTGGTCGAGCAGCAACTTGTTCTGAGATAGTTCGATTTTCCAATGAACAAGATTGGGAGGTAATTTAGAACTGTGTAAAATGGTAATGGTTGTTTTCTAATTCAATTTGTTGTTAattgatgtttttcttttttggtgGTAGATTGGTAGAATACCAAATGAATGGGCTCGGTGTTTGTTGCCACTGGTTCGGGATAATAAAGTCAGGGTTGAAGGGGAATGTAAATTTGCTCCTAATGTATTGGCCATCATGGACACGATCATTTTGTCAATTAGGTAATTGCGAAAAGTTACTTAGCTTCTATGTAGCACCAATATTTCAGAATGAAGGTGTGTCTGGTGTCTTACATGTATATGATTGCAttcaattactttcaatttctcaaattattatccgCGTTTATGTGTTAGTGTCGTGTTTTGTGTATGCGTCAGTGTTCCATAGCTTGGCTTGCCACACCATGATCTTTACTAGTTACAGTGTTTTGTTGAAgtatttgtttatgaatttcTATGTTTTTATGCGAtggtaaataataaataagttctGCTTCTGCTACTTATTTTGTTTCCTTTTGGGGTCTGTTTCATTTCAGCGTCTTCATCAATAGGTCAATGTTTGTTAAGCAACATGAGGTTTCTCTCAAGGATGCTACTAATTCGACAGATGAATCAGTGTTTCATCCTCTTCCAGCCCTGTTTAGATTGCTTGGTTTAAGCCCTTTCAAGAAGGTGGTTGTTGGTTctctgtaattttttttaatctttcacGAGTTTCTTTTGTATCTTTGGTATATTCAGTCtaaattgttgtgttttgttgcTGCCTGTGGAGTGGCTCACTTGTGAGTTTGAAGTAAGTTGTACTAGAATATTGACTTGCATCGTTGATTGTTTTTTAGGCGGAGTTAACTCCTGGTGATTTCTATTCCAACAAGCGTCCTTTCAGTCAAATGGTAAAAGGTTACATATATAATTGCTTCATGAATGCGTCTTCTACTAGCATGGTTGATTTCTTTAACAGGATAGATTTTCTCTTCAGGTCCCATTACTACATGCCAAGTCTGAGCGTCCTTCTCAAAATGGTCATGATAATGAAAATGAGGATTCTGTTTCTGAATTTGATCTTGACAACATTGTTGGTGTTGCATCAAGCTCAGAATTAGAGGTGCTGCATTATAAGAATAACGTGCTGTGTTTGACATATATTATGCTTATAAATGATGCTATGACTGACCATTAACCTGAAAGTTTTGTTCAGGAAATGGACCCCCCTGGAAATCTTCTGTGTGAACTGCGTCCATATCAAAAACAGGCTCTTTATTGGATGGTTCAGATGGAGAAGGGACGACCAAGGGACGAGACCGCAACAACCCTTCATCCATGTTGGGAGGCATATCGCCTCGTTGACAAGTATGTGCCCTGGTTATTTGACACTTACAAAGAAAAAAACAGATGAATGGTTCTGATGAAGTAGTTGTCATTGTATTTTTTAGGAGGGAGCTTGTTGTTTATTTGAATGCATTTTCTGGTGAAGCCACAACAGAATTTCCTAGCACTCTTCAAATAGCCAGAGGAGGAGTACGTTTTTTGAAGTAGTTAACCCTGAAAGTTTGTTGTTTTCACATATTGTTCAACGTTTGTAAATTgtaatgtattattttattgtgaaaTTGAAGATTTTGGCAGATGCTATGGGGCTTGGAAAGACCATCATGACCATATCACTACTCACTGCCCATTCAGGAAGGGGTGCATCATTAGGCAGTCAACCCATAGCTCAGTCCTTTATTGAAGGCGGTGAAGTTAGTGATAATGATACAATTCCCAATTTTTCACATATTCCGAAGAAGGCAACCAAATTTGCTGGTTTTGATAAATCGAAGAAGCAAAACACTTCTCTAACACGTGGCGGCAACTTGATAATATGTCCCATGACACTTCTTGGGCAGTGGAAGGTATTAACGTTATGCAGCTATCTGGTTACTGCATTTCTTTACTTGCAAGTATGTATTACATTTGTATTCAAATGTGGGATATATAGAGTAATTGAATTGCTTTCGTTCCAGTTCTGAACATTTGACAATTTCTCCAGGCAGAGATTGAAACTCATGTGCACCCTGGGTCCCTGTCTATATATGTTCATTATGGACAAAGTAGGCCCAAAGATGCCAAAAGTCTAGCTCAATGTGATGTTGTAATTACTACATATGGAATTTTGGCCTCTGACTTTTCCAGTGAGGTAGTTGCAAACCTGTTTACTCTTCTAGTTCTCTACCTATTTGcttcattttttaaatcttatcaACAGGTGCATCTTTTTATCTATCTTATGTACAGAATGCAGAGAATAATGGTGGACTCTTCTCAATTCGTTGGTTCAGAGTGGTTCTTGACGAGGCACATACAATAAAGTCTTCTAAAAGTCAAGTTTCTATGGCTGCTTCTGCTCTAATTGCTGACAACCGCTGGTGTCTTACTGGGACTCCAATCCAGGTGAACCATTACATTATAAGTCTACTCTTGTACAATATTTTGTTTGGTATGTATGAGTTAAATCCAGTAAAAGAAATTTCAGCTAAATTTTACAGAAGATCACGATATGATGCATTAACTCGATATGCCAGGAATGTTCAATTAATGCTAAGGTTATATTGTATGATTAAACTTACAAATATTTAGTTAACTTTTACCGTGTCTTATAGTTTCCATCTCAGGGTTGTATAATTATAACCTGTTTATGATTTTCCCAGTATAACAATTGATGACGGTTTTCTGGTTCATGCTTTGAATTGtggttatatttttatcttgcATTTTAACTCTGTCATACTtccatttattatttatgtttcatCCTAGCGTTGCAAGTTGGACATTATGTGTAAGCATGATAACATTTAGTTTGTCATGTACATGTATCTTGCAATGCTGTCAAACCCTTATGTGTTTGGATAAgctttgttgttgttgttctttttTCAATTCGAAGAGTGGATTTggtatccttttttttttcttttggaaaataaaaaaaaaaatcagcattGGGAATAATTTAGTGACTTCAAAATGAGTATTGACATGCACCCAATAGCTAAGAGGATGAATGTTAGGGTCGGGAATAGAGAGGAGGAGAGaatttatatattgattttaaattcaCGTTACCCATAAACAGGAGAAAGGGGAAAGGGTGCTCATGAAATCATACCCTGCTGTATTCATACTCTGGTTACATTGATAAGAGGATTCTTGAATAATACTAGGGTTCCAGGCTCTAATTTCTTAATTCATTTCGATTCTTTTCCTCCGTTACCAGTTGATTCTCTATCAGTATGTCTTCAAAGCTATGTTGTCAATCCCGGCGCAATCCTGCTATCGCGGTGCGGTGGAGGGGATGGCCGTGACGCGGGCAAACGCGCTTGACGGTAGTGTCGCTCCTAGCCGCAAATCCTGCTATGCTATCATCGCAACCCGCTATTGGACCTGCTCTAGCGCTTattcaaaaacacaagttttattttatttttctattattcaTTAAGGGTATCTAGGTTATTCCGCACCCTCATAAACCCGCAAAGGGGTTAGTTCAGAATTGTGAAAAAGAAACTGCTTTCGTTCTTGCTTTGTCGTTTTTGTCTTTTTCTTGCTCTGTTCAACATCGTTTATGTTCTTGCTTTGTTGTTTTCGTTCTTTTTGTGACTCTGTTTTGTTTGCTCTGTTCTCTATTTTGTTGGTTACGATTACTATTAGAACTTGATTTTGATGTTGGATTTTGGTTATTAAGTATGATTACCCCTCTAATTGTgtattttgctatttttttagtatttttgtatattggttgtattttatgtttagttATATACTGTTTTTTGGCCTTTGCATTAGCAGTCATCCCGCGATCCTACTATCCCATTTCTAGGGTTTTAGGCGCTCCATGCCGCTATCTGAGACTGACAACATAACTTCAAAGTTTTATTGCAACCCTATTCATGTATTTGATATTAGTTGACTTATTTTTGGTTGGTCACGAGTCTCATGACAGCAAATATAGTCATACAGTTTTTATGCTTTCTGACAGTTAGTCCGTTTTTATTTACAGAACAACCTTGAAGATATTTACAGTCTTCTTCGCTTTCTGAGAATAGAGCCTTGGGGACATTGGGCCTGGTAAAATTACAATCCTCTAAGCGTTGGCTATTTTAACTCTAATGGATAATGTCTATAATCCAATATTTTTCCGCGCTtcttcattttcattatttttggaAGCTGAATGCTAGGCTTTgatgtttaattataatttttttaggtaTATATGTTAAATCAAACTTCGGATTCCATTTATCTAATATACTCTAGATTATCCCACATTCTAGGGAAGTTTTAGCTCACAAATATTTCCTTCAGAGGATTGAAACAAATGAAAACAGTTACAAGACTTGTACATGAAATTTTTAGTGTGAATCTTAAGCTTAAGACAACTGGTCCGGTTCTCCTTTTTACTTGCCTTTTCGAGCCTCTGTTGGTTGATGATGACGATGTCATGATGACATATGTTGTGAAGACTGAAGATATCAGCACCTTATGATTTAATTGggtttttatgaaaataatgttttccagttaaaatTGGCCTAACATAATGGGAGATTGGAGTATGAAATTGTGCTGGATGTTTTGAATGCTTACCGTATTTATCTAATGCAAAGCACTTCTACTTTTTTTAGcactttaattattaaatcgtaAGTGGGTATGTGGCTGGAATGCTGGACTCTGAAAATTTGTCCTGTATGATCCAGGTGGAACAAGCTCATTCAGAAACCATTTGAGGGTGGTGACGAGAGAGGATTGAAATTAGTTCAGTCCATTTTGAAGCCGATCATGTTGAGAAGAACCAAAAATAGCACAGATCGAGAGGGCAAGTTAGTAAACTGGTTAAGCACTTCTGTTGTTTTTAACATTTCATATATTCTGTTAACCTATTATTTGTTGTAGGCCTATACTAGTTCTCCCTCCAGCTGATATGCAGGTAATTTACTGTGAACCCACAGAAGCTGAAAAGGACTTTTATGAAGCCTTATTCAAAAGATCTAaggtattttatttgttaaaaattattttctaatctattttgaaatttttcatatCACTTATCTGGCACTGAAAAAGGTTACATTGATCAAACTTGATGGTAAAATTTATGCAGGTAAAGTTTGATCAATTTGTTGAGCAAGGACGTGTTCTTCATAATTATGCTTCAATACTAGAGCTACTTTTACGTCTTCGGCAATGTTGTGACCATCCATTTCTTGTAATGAGGTGCGATGTCTTACATTTCTGTTACATATACGTGACTGTTAGGGTGAAAAATGTGCTGGGATGTAAATTATTGTAACTGGAAGCATCTTGTCTGGTCAGTTGGCTTTAAGGAACAGTTCACGAACACAATTAATatgttatttcaaaattttgcaaCTTGTTCTGACCAACGTAATGCAATTCACAAGCTAATCTGAGGTGTTTATAGTCAGGGTTGGTTAGTTTGTTCATTTTCACGAGAGAATTTAGGAACATTCTCATCTCagcaagaaatttgatttttcttataGCAGTCACATTGCGTCTTAACAGAATTGAAAGTAAAAAAGTCTGTTAGGCACAGTTTGGATGAGCTTTTATCTTGGGACTGAGATAAGTATTTGGCTCTTGTGATATTGAAATTATGTAACTGAGAGAGAGGGAGGGTAAACTGGTAAAATATCCATCTTTTTAGGGTTTATTAGGATTTGAATCCATTTGGGCCTGAGTTCGGGTTGGGTCACACGTCCTAACTCATATTTTTCTGTTTATTAACGAAAAATGTCTGTCTATTCCGCTGCGCTGCCATGTCCACTGCTTTCCTGGCAGCCTCCATGGCTTTTGTATGGTGGTATGCTGAAATCCCACCAAAGCGTCACCATGGCCGATATTCAACAACACTGCTTGGTTGGTGGTACCtgcttatttaattttgaattgtgaaATTGTCTAAAAGTATTTGTAGTGTTATTTGGGCTGTGGGCTCATGACTCAtcacaaatttttctttattgaaCACTGACATTGGATGGGTTTCTTAGCCTTGTTTGATGATGTTTCACTTTTGATGTTTCTTGGGAAATTTGTTTAACAATGTGATTTAAAAGCACTCTTGTGATGATGTTTTCTTCGACCCTTGCTTCAATAATTGCTGTCTTACTAAGCCTTAACTTTTGGTCATGATGACAATTAATTCATTTAGTCGAGGTGATACTCAAGAATTTGCTGATCTAAACAAACTAGCTAAGCGTTTCCTTAAAGGAACCTGTAATGCTTCGGAAGGTCAAGTAAAAGATGCCCTCTCACGAGCTTATGTTCAAGAAGTTGTGGACGAGCTGCGTAAAGGGGAGCAGGGAGAATGTCCAATATGTCTTGAAGCATTTGAAGATGCAGTGTTAACACCGTGTGCTCACCGCCTTTGCCGGGAATGCCTCTTGTCAAGTTGGCGAAATTCTACCTCTGGTTTATGTCCTGTTTGTAGGTATTTTCAAGTTAACCTGTTAGaacttttgataatttttatttaacattGACTAAAAGAAGTTTAAGATGTTTTTATTGCTGGtagtttcaaataaatttttggtTATACCGCAAACACCTAGtcctaacatttttttttaaacaggaAAACAATCAGTAAGCAGGATCTTATCACTGCCCCTACTGAGAGTCgatttcagattgatattgaGAAGAACTGGATAGAGTCATGCAAGGTAACTGGTCTTTTGAATGAACTTGAAAATCTCCGCTCCTCAGGCTCTAAGAGCATTGTTTTCAGCCAGTGGACTGCTTTTCTAGACCTCTTGCAGATTCCCTTTACTCGGTAAGATTCTTTGCtggtttaattgttttttaggAAATATTTGGGGAGAATTTGTGTGAGTGTGAAATGTTGAAAAGGGCTGTTTCCATTgtctagtatttttttttacattactCTATTGAAATTTATATCCATCAGCTTTAACGATTTCTGCGATCTTGTGACATGCTGATAGAACCCGTAAAATCAAGATAACACAACTGTATATTATTGAAGGGTAAAGATGAGCTTGAAGCTCTACAATGATGGAAATAACAGAATGCAAGTGAAAAACCAGAGTCAAAGACTCCTACCTATTCCAGAGCAAAGCTCCTAACCAGAGAGAAAACTCTCCTAACCAACTCTAACAGTATTTCTCCATGCCTTCTCCACTCTCCTTTTCCCCCTCCTATATATTTTCCTAGAATTTTGGAACAATCATAACTAACTAGCAATTTAGTATCGTATTGGGCTAAGGCCCAAATACAGTATCCTATCACATGCTTCATCTGTTTCTTTCTGCATCATGCTTAACCATCAGGGTGgtctgattcagtttttaaaactacaattacgagttttctttctaaaattgtttttgatTCATTTTGGTGATGAACAATGATACCAGAGGTTCATAAATCATTATCTTTGTGTTATCTTTTATGTCCAGGAATAGAATTTCATTTGTTCGTCTTGATGGGACATTGAATATGCAGCAGCGGGAAAAAGTAATCAAACAATTCTCAGAAGACAGCGACATACAGGTCTTAACATATTTCCTCATGTTTGTCTGTTACCTAATTAGTATAGTAAACTGTTTCAATGCATTGACTATTTGTAAGCATCAGTAGTGATTTCTTACTCCAGGTGTTGTTGATGTCACTAAAAGCTGGTGGAGTGGGTATAAATCTAACAGCAGCTTCCAATGCTTTTGTCATGGTAGGTGCAGATCAGTCTCTGTTGCTCAAACTGATGTGTATTGTCTAGCTTCAGGTTTTCTAACATAGGGTAAACAAAGTATTCTGATTTGTTGaatgagagagaaagagaaaaacatGGTGAAACCATGCATTTCAACAATACAACGAGCAACAAATCTTATATAGTCAAGGTTGCACCATAATATGTTTCATAAGTAACCAACCTAACGGATGTGACACATTGttcttgttattattattattattattattattattattattattattattattattatttttggtgtTAGAATAGATGGTAAATACTACCATAATTACCTCACAATTGTGAGGTCCTAGGACAAGACatccaacctaacaatatcgTCATTTGTCAGTTGAGTTAGGATTTAAggacttattattattattgttgttgttgttattattgttcaTATTCGGAATTTTTTTGAAGTAATTTTGGATAAAGATAGTTTGTCAATATGTACAGGACCCATGGTGGAATCCAGCTGTCGAGGAGCAAGCTGTTATGCGTATTCATCGCATTGGGCAAACAAAGAAGGTGGCTATCAAACGGTTTATTGTTAAGGTATATTTACATATACACAAGTTTTATTGTTATATACCTTAAATCGGTCCTTATTAATTTATAAGGAATCTGGTAGTGAACTAGTGAAGTTTGGGTAGCATAGCCACCAGCTGAGCTGAACTTTTTCTTTTCACATGTGAATATTTCATCTATAACTTGTTCAATTGAAGTGCTAAAATTTTAATGAGGGTGATGCTTGCCTTATGATTCTGATATACGAGATCGTTAACTTCCAGCAAGTTAATATGTATGGATAATTGTGTCTGTTTGGTGCATATCACCAAATGATATGACTCTGACTCTATTGACATGAATAAGGC
Protein-coding sequences here:
- the LOC101490528 gene encoding DNA repair protein RAD5A isoform X3; this translates as MQWFSNFHLKSYLLRLLLIGRIPNEWARCLLPLVRDNKVRVEGECKFAPNVLAIMDTIILSISVFINRSMFVKQHEVSLKDATNSTDESVFHPLPALFRLLGLSPFKKAELTPGDFYSNKRPFSQMVPLLHAKSERPSQNGHDNENEDSVSEFDLDNIVGVASSSELEEMDPPGNLLCELRPYQKQALYWMVQMEKGRPRDETATTLHPCWEAYRLVDKRELVVYLNAFSGEATTEFPSTLQIARGGILADAMGLGKTIMTISLLTAHSGRGASLGSQPIAQSFIEGGEVSDNDTIPNFSHIPKKATKFAGFDKSKKQNTSLTRGGNLIICPMTLLGQWKAEIETHVHPGSLSIYVHYGQSRPKDAKSLAQCDVVITTYGILASDFSSENAENNGGLFSIRWFRVVLDEAHTIKSSKSQVSMAASALIADNRWCLTGTPIQNNLEDIYSLLRFLRIEPWGHWAWWNKLIQKPFEGGDERGLKLVQSILKPIMLRRTKNSTDREGKPILVLPPADMQVIYCEPTEAEKDFYEALFKRSKVKFDQFVEQGRVLHNYASILELLLRLRQCCDHPFLVMSRGDTQEFADLNKLAKRFLKGTCNASEGQVKDALSRAYVQEVVDELRKGEQGECPICLEAFEDAVLTPCAHRLCRECLLSSWRNSTSGLCPVCRKTISKQDLITAPTESRFQIDIEKNWIESCKVTGLLNELENLRSSGSKSIVFSQWTAFLDLLQIPFTRNRISFVRLDGTLNMQQREKVIKQFSEDSDIQVLLMSLKAGGVGINLTAASNAFVMDPWWNPAVEEQAVMRIHRIGQTKKVAIKRFIVKGTVEERMEAVQARKQRMISGALTDQEVRTARIEELKMLFT